From a region of the Tenggerimyces flavus genome:
- a CDS encoding Rne/Rng family ribonuclease yields MLETEQGANSADNSTTEQTAAGTPASEAAPKRRRTTTRKKAAAAPEAAEAATETPAEQPAPAKKTTRKRTTKKAAAVEADVPLVELPAAEAPAEALAEKPARRTRTRKVAAKMEAAAEPTTEPSAEPEIVLETPAKPARKSTPAVTFQQPSLLFQPPELPEEAAAEKAPEKTPAKTPAKAPAKATSRAAKKTAKVAEPAPEPVAEVAEVVEDTETDEGTSRRRRRRGGRRRGGRTGEDDAEGTETTEEPAAEAPAEADAEGDSDEGEDGEGTGSRRRRRRRRRKGEAVEGSPDDPEHTVVKVREPRTNESGVTSVEGSTRLEAKKQRRREGREAGRRRPPILTESEFLARRESVDRTMVIRQHHDRTQIAVLEDDVLVEHYVAKETQTSLIGNVYLGRVQNVLPSMEAAFIDIGRGRNAVLYAGEVDWDGLGHSGQPKRIEMALKSGQQVLVQVTKDPVGHKGARLTSQISLPGRYLVYVPHGSMNGISRKLPDTERNRLKTLLKDIVPDEAGVVVRTAAEGASEDELSRDVARLTAQWESIEKKSSNGAGNAPELLYAEPDLLIKVVRDLFTEDFAKLVVAGDDAWDMVEGYVSHVAPHLAERLERWTSPDDAFSSHRIDEQIVKALDRKVWLPSGGSLVIDRTEAMTVVDVNTGKFTGAGGNLEETVTKNNLEAAEEIVRQLRLRDIGGIIVIDFIDMVLESNRDLVLRRLVECLGRDRTKHQVAEVTSLGLVQMTRKRIGTGLVEAFSEPCDVCNGRGIKVHLDVAASSSGSSSSSSSDEEGGGGRRSRRRRRGGGGNVQPGAESTDAEAAEAEETAEAVEVTEEPDVTEPTELPTPREEDEAGSVADAVEPDVEPVPTRSRRRSRKRVAAAK; encoded by the coding sequence ATGCTCGAAACCGAGCAGGGCGCGAACAGCGCCGATAACAGCACCACCGAACAGACCGCTGCCGGTACGCCGGCCAGCGAGGCGGCGCCGAAGCGGCGCCGTACCACCACCCGGAAGAAGGCCGCCGCGGCGCCGGAGGCAGCTGAGGCTGCCACCGAGACGCCTGCAGAGCAGCCCGCGCCGGCAAAGAAGACCACCCGCAAGCGGACGACCAAGAAGGCCGCGGCCGTCGAGGCCGACGTGCCGCTCGTCGAGTTGCCCGCCGCCGAGGCTCCGGCCGAGGCGCTCGCGGAGAAGCCGGCCCGCCGGACCCGTACGCGCAAGGTCGCGGCGAAGATGGAGGCCGCGGCCGAGCCCACCACCGAGCCGTCCGCCGAGCCCGAAATCGTCCTGGAGACGCCGGCCAAGCCGGCGCGCAAGTCGACGCCGGCCGTGACGTTCCAGCAGCCGAGCCTGCTGTTCCAGCCGCCGGAGCTGCCGGAGGAGGCCGCCGCCGAGAAGGCGCCCGAGAAGACGCCTGCGAAGACACCTGCGAAGGCTCCCGCGAAGGCGACGTCGAGGGCCGCGAAGAAGACCGCGAAGGTGGCCGAGCCGGCCCCGGAGCCGGTGGCCGAGGTCGCCGAAGTGGTCGAGGACACCGAGACCGACGAGGGCACCAGCCGTCGTCGCCGTCGCCGGGGCGGACGCCGACGCGGTGGCCGTACGGGCGAGGACGACGCCGAGGGCACCGAGACCACCGAGGAGCCGGCTGCCGAGGCTCCCGCCGAAGCTGACGCCGAAGGCGACAGCGACGAGGGCGAGGACGGCGAGGGCACCGGCTCGCGCCGTCGCCGGCGTCGGCGCCGCCGCAAGGGCGAGGCCGTCGAGGGGTCCCCGGACGACCCCGAGCACACCGTCGTCAAGGTGCGCGAGCCGCGGACGAACGAGAGCGGCGTCACCTCGGTCGAGGGCTCGACCCGCCTGGAGGCCAAGAAGCAGCGCCGCCGCGAGGGCCGCGAGGCCGGTCGCCGGCGCCCGCCGATCCTCACCGAGTCGGAGTTCCTGGCCCGGCGCGAGTCGGTCGACCGCACGATGGTCATCCGCCAGCACCACGACCGCACCCAGATCGCGGTGCTCGAGGACGACGTTCTCGTCGAGCACTACGTGGCCAAGGAGACCCAGACGTCGCTGATCGGCAACGTCTACCTCGGCCGCGTGCAGAACGTGCTGCCGAGCATGGAGGCCGCGTTCATCGACATCGGCCGCGGCCGCAACGCCGTGCTGTACGCCGGTGAGGTCGACTGGGACGGCCTCGGCCACTCCGGTCAGCCGAAGCGGATCGAGATGGCGCTCAAGTCCGGCCAGCAGGTGCTCGTCCAGGTGACGAAGGACCCGGTCGGCCACAAGGGCGCGCGGCTCACCAGCCAGATCTCGCTGCCCGGCCGCTACCTGGTCTACGTCCCGCACGGCTCGATGAACGGGATCAGCCGCAAGCTGCCCGACACCGAGCGGAACAGGCTCAAGACGCTGCTGAAGGACATCGTTCCCGACGAGGCCGGCGTCGTCGTCCGGACTGCTGCCGAGGGGGCGAGCGAGGACGAGCTGTCCCGCGACGTCGCCCGTCTCACCGCGCAGTGGGAGTCGATCGAGAAGAAGTCGAGCAACGGCGCCGGCAACGCGCCGGAGCTGCTGTACGCCGAGCCGGACCTGCTGATCAAGGTCGTCCGCGACCTGTTCACCGAGGACTTCGCCAAGCTCGTCGTCGCCGGTGACGACGCCTGGGACATGGTCGAGGGGTACGTGAGCCACGTCGCGCCGCACCTCGCCGAGCGGTTGGAGCGCTGGACGTCGCCCGACGACGCATTCAGCTCGCACCGGATCGACGAGCAGATCGTGAAGGCACTGGACCGCAAGGTCTGGCTGCCGTCCGGTGGCTCGTTGGTCATCGACCGGACCGAGGCGATGACCGTGGTCGACGTCAACACCGGGAAGTTCACCGGTGCGGGCGGCAACCTCGAAGAGACCGTCACGAAGAACAACCTCGAGGCGGCCGAGGAGATCGTCCGGCAGCTCCGGCTGCGCGACATCGGCGGCATCATCGTCATCGACTTCATCGACATGGTGCTCGAGTCCAACCGCGACCTGGTGCTCCGCCGCCTGGTCGAGTGCCTGGGCCGGGACCGCACCAAGCACCAGGTGGCGGAGGTCACCTCGCTGGGGCTGGTGCAGATGACGCGCAAGCGCATCGGCACCGGGCTGGTGGAGGCGTTCTCCGAGCCGTGTGACGTCTGCAACGGGCGCGGGATCAAGGTGCACCTCGACGTCGCGGCGTCGTCCTCTGGATCGTCGTCGTCTTCCTCCTCCGACGAGGAGGGCGGCGGTGGCCGCCGGTCGCGGCGTCGCCGTCGCGGTGGCGGCGGGAACGTTCAGCCGGGTGCCGAGTCGACCGACGCCGAGGCTGCCGAGGCAGAGGAGACCGCCGAGGCGGTCGAGGTGACCGAGGAACCGGACGTCACGGAGCCGACTGAGCTGCCGACGCCGCGCGAGGAGGACGAGGCGGGATCGGTCGCCGACGCGGTCGAGCCCGACGTCGAGCCGGTGCCGACCCGTTCGCGTCGACGTTCA
- a CDS encoding TIGR03936 family radical SAM-associated protein, translated as MSPSRPPERNTPPVVQRLRLRYAKRGRLRFSSHRDFQRALERAIRRAGVPIGFSAGFSPHPKISYAGAAPTGGASEAEYVELGVTVPCDVEAVRTALDAALPDGLDVLEVVVASGSSLAERLEASHWQIALPGVEQAAVDAATSAFLERDLIEVERMTKNGRRVFDVRGAVLRLGAPERGAPEMVETCAILSVVVRHSTPAVRPDDVLAGLRLVSGLELPAPPRATRLAQGPWDEESGTVSDPLGPDRDASAEAASAAESTVTASGAAGQGAVAAPPAGSVLS; from the coding sequence ATGAGCCCTTCCCGTCCGCCCGAGCGCAACACGCCGCCGGTCGTCCAACGCCTTCGGCTGCGGTACGCCAAGCGTGGGCGCCTGCGGTTCAGCAGCCACCGCGACTTCCAGCGGGCGCTCGAACGCGCGATTCGGCGGGCCGGCGTTCCGATCGGCTTCTCGGCCGGGTTCAGCCCGCACCCGAAGATCTCCTACGCCGGAGCGGCCCCCACGGGCGGCGCGAGCGAGGCGGAGTACGTCGAGCTGGGCGTCACCGTTCCCTGCGACGTCGAGGCCGTCCGTACGGCCCTGGACGCCGCGCTACCGGACGGGCTGGACGTGCTCGAGGTGGTCGTCGCCAGCGGTTCCAGCCTGGCCGAACGGCTCGAGGCCTCGCACTGGCAGATCGCGCTGCCAGGCGTGGAACAGGCGGCCGTGGACGCCGCGACCAGCGCGTTCTTGGAGCGCGACCTGATCGAGGTCGAGCGCATGACCAAGAACGGACGCCGCGTGTTCGACGTGCGCGGAGCGGTGCTCCGGTTGGGTGCTCCAGAGCGCGGCGCACCCGAGATGGTGGAAACGTGTGCGATACTGTCCGTGGTCGTCCGGCACAGTACTCCCGCCGTTCGACCCGACGATGTCCTCGCCGGACTCCGCCTGGTGTCTGGCCTCGAGTTGCCGGCCCCGCCTCGTGCGACCAGGCTGGCGCAGGGGCCCTGGGACGAGGAATCCGGCACCGTGAGCGACCCGCTTGGGCCCGACCGCGACGCCTCTGCCGAGGCAGCTTCCGCGGCGGAGTCGACGGTCACCGCCTCCGGTGCCGCTGGCCAGGGCGCCGTCGCGGCACCGCCCGCCGGCTCAGTTCTTTCCTGA
- a CDS encoding alpha/beta hydrolase: MRRRRHVGSYPRRPGQEGGEILIGKAFRKLYFGPFMRPWRWPDDVDRTRWTPITIPRGRTHLVGLLGAADHRDLGAVVRKPPLGTVVLAHPATVAAKGFWLRRGHAELFRKLGYDVIVFDFNGWGESPPVAIDFPTDLIAVGQYAKARAPERPVIGVGTSFGAGHLLCTLALPEHPYSAVVAEAPWYSLPSYWRPYLPQYLVMKLSQVLYPRMERRQRPIRAMGRLRNAPHVLLVHGDLDEVAAPKISRKLLAAARGAARAELWDVPNAGHNDALKASPEAYAERVGGFLGQALLVR, encoded by the coding sequence ATGCGACGGCGACGGCACGTCGGCAGCTACCCTCGACGTCCGGGCCAGGAGGGCGGGGAGATCTTGATCGGCAAGGCGTTCCGGAAGCTGTACTTCGGCCCGTTCATGCGTCCGTGGCGCTGGCCGGACGACGTCGACCGGACGCGCTGGACGCCGATCACCATCCCGCGCGGGCGGACCCACCTCGTCGGGCTGCTCGGCGCCGCCGACCATCGCGACCTCGGCGCGGTCGTCCGCAAGCCGCCGCTCGGCACGGTCGTCCTCGCCCATCCCGCGACCGTCGCCGCGAAGGGGTTCTGGCTGCGGCGCGGGCACGCCGAGCTGTTCCGCAAGCTCGGGTACGACGTGATCGTGTTCGACTTCAACGGCTGGGGTGAGAGCCCACCGGTCGCGATCGACTTCCCCACCGACCTGATCGCCGTCGGCCAGTACGCGAAGGCGCGGGCACCGGAGCGGCCGGTGATCGGCGTGGGTACGTCGTTCGGCGCCGGGCACCTGCTCTGCACGCTCGCGCTGCCGGAGCACCCGTACTCCGCGGTCGTCGCCGAGGCGCCCTGGTACTCGCTGCCGAGTTACTGGCGGCCGTACCTCCCGCAGTACCTGGTGATGAAGCTGTCCCAGGTCCTCTATCCGCGGATGGAACGCAGGCAGCGGCCGATCCGCGCGATGGGCCGGCTGCGGAACGCGCCGCACGTGCTGCTCGTGCACGGCGACCTCGACGAGGTCGCCGCCCCGAAGATCAGCCGCAAGCTGCTCGCCGCCGCGCGCGGTGCCGCGCGGGCGGAGCTGTGGGACGTGCCGAACGCCGGCCACAACGACGCGCTGAAGGCTTCGCCTGAGGCGTATGCCGAACGGGTCGGCGGGTTCCTCGGTCAGGCGCTGCTCGTCAGGTGA